In one Andrena cerasifolii isolate SP2316 chromosome 2, iyAndCera1_principal, whole genome shotgun sequence genomic region, the following are encoded:
- the Gp150 gene encoding leucine-rich repeat domain-containing glycoprotein 150, with the protein MKVLAAVLLALLSIGVISSSNTTSINANATSAQAASTTESQHNKNASQLDISITTTTRAVVSPIYSTTFPRPSNNFSSKWKPNEEKNFEHVKTFIDPKNILLQEIDTLDKEASNSKIQDEIAETFKAEAQRTRPLQHSTSTAKPTTASVTDKNYSTVEDNPIKKLLEAEDISFDDDFSENEEEESDDDYKDDADENEDELNDDEQVMTECPDYCKCAGEYAAATTATCTKLVDEQSFGTGIARLRIENAGQIHLGPHALRSRGLQQLESITITDTRIVELNQTTFDGIPYLFAVNLTRNGLQDIHPNIFQNNTQLTLLAISGNPLKHTQDSKLTKHGLFDAPSATEFDFSYNGLTKLRRTAFLKMPSLIYLNLKNNKLKDIDSATFTTLGSLAEVDLSNNLLNEIPNDLFYKTGVQSLRISGNNLTTLSTIRASKLRSLDASSNKIKVMAKDDLAGVPLLDQLTISSNGLKRIHQHAFADLNELTFLDISDNKLTSLTEHHLRTNSRLQILLISDNPGLETLPVFKTTGFEYETYSIYRFDCANCGLYYLEEGTFNAMLGITRLNLSRNRLASLPKGLLSQLSSLRVLDLSDNIIDSLESNMFRGATSLTKLSLAGNPLVTLQVTPFLVTPSLTRLDVSRCALERVWSEARVPLTSLRYLSVRQNLLRRITVEELEAIPKIVGLDLSHNPLDCDDEFNESVQWLTDHGVTPIETMRYVSNYGNGDSDQDPDGISQWTDLAKVVCNDINDGPPERPVPHTEKKLKVILGGLDTSDDSNSLLRNDFEDDEQLIHLQIEHGVKSNEEVDKAWTTQDQEYEDFVAAENMEYHPWYTSALWPVITVIIITWMVLLLAVHIAIYLAKRRGRGPVIRPPMILRQGLIDNKNCGLVYKPLQEEIATPHVPKRGSFYSSSTFHYDKIVPESV; encoded by the exons ATGAAGGTCCTAGCAGCTGTGCTGCTGGCCCTCCTTTCAATTGGTGTGATTTCCTCGAGTAATACTACGTCAATCAACGCCAACGCAACTTCTGCGCAAGCAGCGTCCACGACTGAATCGCAGCATAATAAGAACGCATCCCAATTAGACATTTCAATTACCACGACTACACGTGCCGTCGTTTCTCCGATATATAGTACAACATTTCCTCGCCCTTCCAATAACTTTTCATCAAAATGGAAACCGaacgaagaaaagaatttcGAACACGTGAAAACTTTCATAGACCCCAAGAACATTCTTCTACAAGAAATTGATACTCTGGACAAGGAAGCCTCAAATTCTAAG ATTCAAGACGAAATTGCGGAAACGTTTAAAGCAGAAGCTCAAAGGACCAGACCGTTGCAGCACTCCACGTCCACGGCAAAGCCGACAACTGCGAGTGTCACCGACAAAAATTACAGCACGGTGGAAGACAACCCTATAAAGAAATTACTCGAAGCCGAAGATATATCTTTCGATGATGATTTTAGCGAGAATGAGGAAGAAGAGAGCGATGACGATTACAAGGACGATGCGGACGAAAATGAAGATGAGCTCAATGATGATGAACAAGTTATGACGGAGTGCCCTGATTATTGTAAATGCGCTGGGGAGTACGCAGCTGCAACAACCGCAAC ATGCACCAAACTTGTGGACGAACAATCCTTTGGCACAGGTATTGCCCGTTTGCGGATCGAAAACGCTGGACAAATTCACCTTGGTCCTCACGCACTTCGATCACGAGGTCTTCAGCAATTGGAGTCCATTACGATTACCGATACAAGAATTGTTGAATTAAACCAAACCACTTTTGATGGCATTCCATACCTGTTCGCTGTAAATTTAACACGCAATGGTCTTCAAGATATTCACCCCAACATTTTCCAAAACAACACACAATTGACATTGCTTGCCATCTCTGGGAATCCACTAAAGCACACGCAGGACTCTAAATTGACGAAACATGGTTTATTCGATGCTCCATCTGCCACCGAATTTGATTTCTCCTACAACGGTTTAACGAAACTCCGACGCACAGCGTTCTTGAAGATGCCGAGCCTCATTTATTTGAATCTAAAGAACAACAAGTTGAAGGATATCGACAGCGCTACTTTCACCACGTTGGGGTCACTCGCGGAAGTGGACCTTTCGAACAATTTATTGAATGAAATTCCTAATGATCTGTTTTATAAGACGGGAGTACAATCACTTCGTATTTCTG gaaacaattTGACAACTTTAAGCACTATTCGTGCATCAAAACTGAGATCATTAGATGCATCTAGTAATAAAATCAAAGTAATGGCAAAAGATGATCTGGCCGGTGTGCCTCTATTGGATCAATTGACGATTAGTTCCAACGGTCTTAAGAGGATTCATCAACACGCTTTCGCCGACCTTAATGAACTTACTTTCCTCGATATTAGTGACAACAAGTTAACATCTTTGACAGAGCATCATCTGAGGACAAATTCAAGATTACAAATTCTGTTAATAAGTGACAATCCTGGATTAGAAACTTTGCCAGTCTTTAAAACTACTGGTTTTGAATATGAAACTTACAG TATCTATCGATTTGATTGCGCGAATTGTGGCTTGTATTACCTCGAAGAAGGAACGTTCAACGCTATGCTAGGAATAACGCGGCTGAATCTCTCTAGAAATCGCCTAGCTAGCCTACCAAAGGGACTGCTCAGTCAACTCTCTTCTTTAAGAGTTCTCGATCTGTCTGATAATATAATTGATTCCTTGGAGAGTAACATGTTCCGAGGTGCCACTAGTTTGACCAAACTCAGCCTAGCGGGTAACCCCTTGGTAACATTACAAGTGACACCATTCCTGGTTACTCCCAGCCTAACCAGGCTTGACGTGAGCAGATGTGCTTTGGAGAGAGTTTGGAGTGAGGCTAGAGTGCCGTTGACTAGCTTGCG atACCTGTCGGTTCGTCAGAACCTTCTTCGACGAATCACCGTAGAGGAATTAGAAGCAATACCAAAAATCGTTGGTCTGGATTTGTCGCATAATCCTCTTGACTGCGATGATGAGTTCAATGAATCTGTACAGTGGCTCACTGATCATGGTGTAACTCCGATTGAAACTATGAG ATATGTTAGCAATTATGGTAACGGTGACAGTGATCAAGACCCTGATGGCATCAGTCAGTGGACTGATTTGGCGAAAGTAGTCTGCAACGATATTAATGATGGACCCCCAGAGAGACCAGTTCCACACACGGAAAAGAAACTGAAAGTTATTCTCGGAGGACTCGACACCTCGGACGATTCGAATTCCCTTCTAAGAAACGATTTCGAAGACGATGAA CAACTGATCCATTTACAAATTGAGCATGGCGTGAAGTCCAATGAGGAAGTCGACAAAGCTTGGACAACTCAAGATCAAGAGTACGAAGATTTCGTTGCAGCGGAGAATATGGAGTATCATCCTTGGTACACCAGTGCTCTCTGGCCCGTGATCACCGTGATCATCATTACGTGGATGGTTCTTCTGTTAGCAGTGCACATCGCAATCTATTTGGCAAAACGGCGCGGCCGAGGCCCTGTTATCAGGCCACCGATGATACTTCGCCAAGGTTTAATCGACAATAAGAACTGCGGATTAGTCTACAAGCCTCTTCAAGAGGAAATCGCTACGCCGCACGTACCAAAGAGGGGAAGCTTTTATTCCAGCAGTACATTCCACTACGACAAGATCGTGCCAGAAAgtgtttaa